The following coding sequences are from one Neurospora crassa OR74A linkage group I, whole genome shotgun sequence window:
- a CDS encoding kinesin codes for MSSTVPKPARLSSGPPNSAGPALSMGKTRRSIGGLSVSTNTAMPSTPKSGVLRTPSSASNFRNSTASPATGGGLPQPRAVSSINASSKTLRKSVSINSFPQPPRGEGRLTSLPPSPLSAVASSRKSKTPTTPTYQFSGSTGSLVNGSGDGRTAARSRNSDGLISIASPPQSRSSSAQDSYSTSATQYEDMEATQSRPDTSAGSKSKRESKTETKGNVVVSVRVRPDASGNEHTTDGEWMVDGRRSLISYNGKEGGDYYYDNVFTTHDDNSKVYDHSAKRLVRRVMEGYHGTVFAYGMTGTGKTFSMQGTASSPGVIPLAITDIFSYIRETPSREFLLRVSYLEIYNERIHDLLSMATGGNGPGAPAQEEIKLREDSKRGVYATPLKEEIVQSPTQLLRVIARGDQARRVASTQFNARSSRSHAVVQIVVESRERVPAGDSSGGSKRQGLLPGGVRVSTLSLIDLAGSEKAADTKERRQEGSHINKSLLTLGTVIAKLSENKDKDDKHLPYRDSKLTRLLQGALSGNSLVSILCTIQCGAGGSTAGSTHINETLNTLKFASRAKNSIVSRAKRADEALGAGGDGNARVLLERYRMEIAELRKELEKQAKANSQKEADEEMERDAKEELARELEMEQRHEEQMLEMQLARTALKERIDHLNRLILSSKSIGVNANGSLSSYSLNTFNNRFSVGSVRSVMTASNAGRPFLERSTSMASSSSTIGRRSFEKRSSSTGPEAPLTEAEDEDSIGEFGDGTASLAAQNRALQADLADKNRYIQTLEKRLLQARRASSSRTSLGITPGNKILVGEDHSVSTLLREKDAEIIELRARLEDKDRMLAALRSAARSRDNADRVESRTSNRNSRVFSDDGNYSLANTPGLTTLSSPTGSTPTLSSQVSLMNSIKTRTKSVDEMSKMLDDMIQDRVESGQLIRGNRGSIRVAPTPAPTMPPPPPPGPIHGEHREPIRLSQRTPSRTPSPPTQMNEPPIKLQLLSKLRTSYVAESQGPVIMEV; via the exons ATGTCTAGCACAGTACCAAAGCCGGCCCGGCTATCAAGCGGGCCACCCAACTCCGCTGGCCCTGCGCTTTCTATGGGCAAGACGCGGAGATCCATAGGCGGACTATCCGTTTCAACCAACACTGCGATGCCATCAACACCCAAATCTGGTGTTCTTCGAACCCCATCAAGCGCTTCCAATTTCCGCAACTCTACAGCATCACCAGCAACTGGCGGAGGCCTTCCCCAGCCGCGCGCCGTTTCTTCCATCAACGCTTCATCCAAAACGCTGAGGAAATCCGTTAGCATAAACTCGTTTCCGCAACCACCACGCGGCGAAGGCCGACTTACCAGCTTACCGCCTAGTCCGCTCTCTGCCGTTGCCTCGTCGCGAAAATCAAAGACACCGACAACACCGACCTACCAATTCTCCGGTAGCACGGGGAGCCTCGTCAACGGGAGCGGTGACGGCCGGACGGCTGCCCGGTCTAGAAACTCGGATGGCTTGATCAGCATCGCATCACCACCCCAGAGCCGCAGTTCATCCGCACAAGATTCATACTCGACCTCAGCCACGCAATACGAAGACATGGAGGCAACGCAATCTCGACCAGATACCTCTGCAGGGAGCAAAAGTAAGCGCGAATCAAAGACCGAAACAAAAGGCAATGTCGTCGTGAGCGTAAGAGTACGGCCAGATGCTTCCGGGAATGAGCACACCACAGACGGGGAGTGGATGGTGGACGGGAGGAGGTCGCTCATTTCGTACAACGGCAAGGAGGGAGGCGACTATTATTATG ATAATGTTTTTACGACCCACGACGACAATTCAAAAGTCTACGACCACAGTGCCAAGCGCTTGGTCAGACGAGTTATGGAGGGATATCACGGCACAGTCTTTGCATACGGTATGACGGGTACAGGAAAGACATTTTCGATGCAGGGCACCGCCTCTTCGCCAGGTGTGATACCGTTGGCTATAACCGACATCTTCTCATACATTCGCGAAACGCCGTCGAGAGAGTTCCTGCTCCGGGTCAGCTACCTGGAGATCTACAACGAGAGGATCCACGATTTACTGAGTATGGCAACGGGGGGCAACGGTCCTGGCGCCCCGGCACAAGAGGAGATCAAGCTGCGTGAAGACAGCAAGCGGGGTGTTTATGCGACGCCTCTCAAGGAAGAAATCGTCCAGAGTCCGACGCAGCTCCTGCGTGTGATTGCACGAGGTGATCAAGCTCGCCGGGTCGCAAGTACGCAGTTCAACGCCAGGAGTTCACGCAGTCACGCAGTCGTTCAGATTGTGGTGGAGAGTAGGGAGCGTGTGCCCGCGGGAGATAGCTCGGGGGGGAGCAAGCGACAGGGTCTGCTGCCAGGTGGCGTGCGAGTTTCGACCTTGAGCTTGATCGATTTGGCGGGGTCAGAAAAGGCGGCTGACACAAAGGAGAGACGTCAAGAGGGTTCACACATCAACAAGAGTTTGTTGACCCTTGGAACGGTCATCGCCAAGCTTTCCGagaacaaggacaaggacgacAAACATTTACCTTACCGCGACAGCAAACTGACACGATTATTGCAAGGTGCGCTGTCAGGAAACTCGCTTGTGAGCATTCTTTGCACTATTCAGTGCGGCGCTGGCGGAAGTACCGCAGGAAGCACTCACATCAACGAGACACTTAACACACTGAAATTTGCGTCTCGAGCGAAAAATAGCATTGTCAGCCGCGCCAAACGTGCTGACGAAGCTCTCGGAGCCGGAGGTGATGGCAATGCTAGGGTCTTGCTGGAACGCTATCGGATGGAGATCGCTGAACTGCGAAAGGAATTAGAAAAGCAGGCAAAGGCCAACAGTCAAAAGGAAGCagacgaggagatggagcgTGATGCGAAGGAAGAACTGGCACGAGAGCTGGAAATGGAGCAACGCCACGAAGAACAAATGCTGGAAATGCAGCTGGCTCGAACCGCCTTGAAGGAGAGGATCGACCATTTGAACCGGCTCATTCTCAGCTCAAAGTCGATAGGAGTCAACGCTAACGGATCCCTCAGCTCCTATTCGCTCAACACATTCAACAACCGGTTCTCTGTAGGGTCGGTGAGATCCGTCATGACTGCCTCTAACGCAGGCAGGCCATTCTTGGAGAGGTCTACATCTAtggcatcatcttcctcaacgATTGGCCGGAGATCTTTCGAAAAGCGGTCGTCTAGTACCGGGCCAGAAGCACCTCTAACGGAGGCCGAAGACGAGGACAGCATAGGGGAATTTGGAGATGGGACAGCCTCGCTTGCGGCTCAGAATCGCGCGTTGCAGGCAGATCTGGCGGACAAGAACCGGTATATCCAAACACTGGAAAAGCGACTTCTTCAGGCTCGCCGCGCAAGCTCATCGCGCACCTCGCTCGGGATTACCCCAGGGAATAAGATCTTGGTGGGAGAGGACCATAGCGTTTCGACCTTGCTTAGGGAAAAGGATGCAGAGATTATTGAGCTTCGGGCCCGGTTAGAGGACAAGGACAGAATGTTGGCGGCATTGCGGAGCGCGGCGAGATCAAGGGACAACGCGGACCGCGTCGAGTCGAGGACTAGCAATCGCAACTCGCGGGTCTTTTCCGATGATGGCAACTACAGCCTTGCCAACACCCCCGGCCTCACCACGCTCAGCAGCCCAACCGGTTCCACGCCGACGTTGAGTAGTCAGGTGTCGCTCATGAACAGCATCAAGACACGGACAAAGAGTGTGGATGAGATGAGCAAGATGCTGGACGACATGATCCAGGATCGCGTCGAATCTGGTCAGCTCATCCGTGGGAATAGGGGAAGCATTAGGGTCGCGCCCACGCCCGCTCCCacgatgccgccgccgccgccaccaggCCCGATTCACGGTGAACACAGAGAGCCGATCCGGCTTTCACAGCGAACGCCATCGAGGACACCATCCCCGCCGACCCAGATGAACGAACCGCCTATCAAACTGCAGTTGCTATCGAAGCTTAGGACGTCGTATGTTGCCGAGTCTCAAGGGCCAGTCATCATGGAGGTGTAG